The sequence CCCCAGGAGaaaaggggatggggacagccccgctccgggggctcggggggccCGGCGGGGAGACCGCGGCGCCACGGGCGGCACAGAGAGGAGACGAGACCAGCATGGGGGGTGAGTGTGGGGGAGAGTCTGGGGGTGACTCTGGTGGGAGTCTGGAATGAGTCTGGGATGAGTCTGGGGTGAATCTGGGTTGAGTTTGGGGTGAGTCTGGGGGTGAGTCTGGGCAGGAGTCTGGGGGTGACTGGGGATGAGTGTGGGGGTGAGTGTGGGGGGAGTCTGGAGTGAGTCTGGAGTGAGTCTGGGATGAGTCTGGGGGGAGTCTGGGGGTGAGTCTGGGATGAGTGTGGGGGGAGTCTGGGGGTGACTCCGGCTCCTTCCGGGGTCCTGCCCGGGGCTTGCGGGACCGGGTGCGGGTTCCCGGGCGGTGAGAGGGATCCCGGGTCGCTCCGGGCCGGGCACGGCGAGCTCCGGCGTTCCCCCGCATGGCCCAGCGCGGTTCAGGACGTGCCGGGGCCGTCCCGGTGCCGCCGCTCCGCCCCGCGGCTCCCAGCGCTTcctccgcccggcccggcccggccccgccgcccttGGCCCCATGAGCCGCAGCGagccgggccccgccgccggccccgctcctcctcctcctgccccgggcccgggcagcgctgcagcCGCCGCCCCGCCTGACCCCGCTGCCCCGCTGTCTCCAGCCAGGCCCGAGCCGCTCCccgccggagccgccgccggaGCCGCCGCTGGAGCCGCCCGGCCCGGAGGGGGAAGAGCGGAGGGGCCGCATGGCGAGCAAACGAAAGGTTGGGGCAAATTCTCGCAGAACGGGgcgggaggggaggagggggcagCGGGGTCGGGAGGGTGCGAGGGGCTCGTCCTGGGGCGGGTCGGTGTCCGGGGCaccggccgggctgggctgggacagggagggacacgCAGGGACGGTGCGGGCAGGGACAGgcggagctgggctggggcagggacaacAGAAGCCACGCAGTGAcactgcaggcagggacagtGCAGGCGGGGACAgtacaggcagggacaggcagagctgggctggggcagggacactgcagggcacGAACattgcaggcagggacaggcagagctgggctggggcagggacactgcagggcacGCAGTGACACTGCCGGCGGGGACAGTGcggacagggacactgcaggcGGGGACACTGCAGGCGGGGACAGTACAGGCAGGGACCGGCAGCGTTGCCTGCACcggccccggccctgcccgcccccGGCAGGTGATCCGGGCCAGCCGGAGAACGCGGCTGCAGCACCGCCGCAACCCCCCGAGGGTGCCCGACCTGCGGTTCCAGCACTGCAGGGTCCGGTGGTGTCCGGGTCCCTCCAGTGGGTCCCTCCAGACTGACCCTTCCCttcttctctccttctctcctcctctccctcgtCCCCAGCGCTGCTGGTCGCCGTCAGCTCCGCTGTGGACAAGGTCATCGCCCACTTCAGCACCGCGCGGAACGTGGTGCAGAAGGTGAGAGCTGGGAAGGATTTTGGGATTCCCTCATCCCTCCCAGTGGAATCAGGGTCGggtgctgcccttcccctccctcccatCTCCTCgtgctcctgctctccccaggccCAGCTGGGGGACAGCCGGCTCAACCCCGACGTGGGCTACCTGCTGCtgcacaccctgtgccctgctctctATGCCTTGGTGGAGGACGGGCTGAAGCCTTTCCAGAAGGATGTTATCACAGGCCAGAGGAGAAACTCCCCCTGGAGCGTGGTGGAAGCCTCGGTGAAGACAGGTGAGGGTGAGGGCATCTCCAGGTGCCTggtgtgctgctgtgccctgggccagctgggGTGAGTGAGTGTCTGTGCCATGGGcactgagtgctgctgtgccctgggcagtgaaTGTCTGTGCTCTGGGCACTGTCTGTGCCATGGGCAGTATATGtgtgccctgggcagtgtgtctgtgccctgggcagtgtctgtgccatgggcagtgaatgtctgtgccatgggcagtgtctgtgccctgggcagtgtctgtgccctgggcactgagtgctgctgtgccctgggcagtgtctgtgccctgggcagtgaaTGTCTGTGCTCTGGGCACTGTCTGTGCCATGGGCACTGTCTGTGCCATGGGCAGTATATGtgtgccctgggcagtgtctgtgccatgggcagtgaatgtctgtgccctgggcagtgtctgtgccctgggcactgagTGTCTGTGCCATGGGcactgagtgctgctgtgccttGGGCAGTGTCTGTACTCTGGGCAGTGTCTGTGCTCTGGGCATTGTCTGTGTCATGGGCAGTATATGTGTGCCATGGGCAGTATATCTGTGCCATGggcagtgtgtctgtgccctgggcagtgtctgtgccatgggcagtgtgtctgtgccctgggcagtgtcTGTGCCATGGGCAGCATCTGTGCCCTGATCAGTGAATGTCTGTGCCCTGTGGAGTGTCTGTGCCCTGGACAGTGtgtctgtgccctgggcactgagtgctgctgtgccctgggcattGTCTATGCCCTTCACAGTGAATGTCTGTGCCCTGGGCATtgtctgtgccctgggcaccgaGTGTGTGTGCTCTGCACCCCACAGGCCCCAGCAGCCGCTCCCTGCACTCGCTGTGCTGGCACGTGGCCGGGCTGGcccccctcagcagcagcaggcagaagtTCCACGCCTTCATCCTCGGCCTTCTGAAGTGAGTGGTGTTaaccctgccagcccctgtTAACCCTCCAgcaggctggagctgtcccaggggCTCTAATTTGGGTTCCCTTTGTCTCGTTTAGCATtaaacagctggagctgtggatATCTCACCTGCAGAAGAGCCCAGGTAAGGACACGGTGCCCAGGAGCTCCCTCCCTGAGCCCTCTCAACCTGCCAGGCTGAAATCCCACTCTGGGCTTGGGATACATCCACTTCCCATAGTGGACGGTTTTCCATGGTGCATCTTCAGCACAGAGGGTGCTCTGAGTGGCGTGGACAGCCTGGCTGGCCCTTGGTGGGGATGTGACAAGCACAAGGGACATCCTGCCCCtgcctcacctgtccctgtccccacaggtgtGATCTCCGTGCTTTACTCCCCCACGGCCTTCTTTGCCCTGAGCCAAGGCCCTCTGCCCCACCTTGCTGACgagctcctgctgctcatcCAGCCCCTCTCGGTGCTGACCTTCCACCTGGACTTGCTCTTTGAGCACCACCACCTCTCCGTGGACGTCCGGCCCTTGTCCCGCCGCCTGcagtccccgctgtcccccagccccgtgcgggggtccctgggggggcGCAGCggtgctgctggggacagcctggaggATGAGACCCCTCCCGATGCTCTGGGCAGGGTGGGGGGAACGGGGGGCCGCTCCCAAGCCACCATGGGTGGGTTGGTGCCCGCCCCACCAGtgggggctgccctgcagcaaACCCTGCAGCAGGTGCTGCGCTGGGGCGACCAAATCAGCCGCAGTTTGCGGGGCTCTGCCACCCCCTCGGAGAGCACGGGGGGCACCGGGGCTGGCCTCAGTGGCTGGTGGGGCCAGCTGAGCCAGAGCTCCAGGGTTTACactgctgccagcaaggaaaagtCCCCCTCGGTCTGGTGGACGAAGCTGCGGGCGGGGGAACCCAGCCCGGGCCAGGCTGGGCAATCCCAAATTTCCTTAAGTGAGCCCAGAGCCacggagctgcagctcctccagacCAAAGCTGGCGCTGAACCCTCTCACccaaagcccagcagcagcactgacacctcAGGGAGCTCCTCCCCTGAAGATCTCTTCTTGCCCACTGGAACCAGAGCGCTCACCAAGCTGGATGATCCCACTGCTGGAAAAAACCTCCTGGCTGCTTCCCCAGCGCCTCCTGCCAACAGGAACCAGGCGGAGATGGCTGATCCTCCCGGTGCTGACAGGggcagctggctgggctggctcttTGGAGCCACCAACCCCTCCTGCAGgagcttcccctgcagccctgacACCGCCTCGGGCAGGTCCAGGTGAGACCCAGCTTGGGCAGGCACAGGGGGGAGGGTTTgtgagggctggggaggggttttGTGTGCTCAGGTGGGCTGAGGAGGGGTTtctgtgtgctcaggtgtgctcAGGAGGGGTTTCTGTGTGCTCAGGTGGGCTGAGGAGGGGTTTCTGTGTGCTCAGGAGGGGTTtctgtgtgctcaggtgtgctcaggtggggttttgtgtgctcaggtgtgctcaggtggggtttctgtgtgctcaggtggggtttctgtgtgctcaggtgtgctcAGGAGGGGTTTCTGTGTGCTCAGGTGGGCTGAGGAGGGGTTTCTGTGTCTCAGGAGGGGTTTCTGTGTGCTCAGGAGGGGTTtctgtgtgctcaggtgtgctcaggtggggTTTCTGTGTGCTCAGGAGGGGTTTCTGTGTGCTCAGGTGGGCTGAGGAGGGGTTTCTGTGTCTCAGGAGGGGTTtctgtgtgctcaggtgtgctcAGGAGGGGTTTCTGTGTGCTCAGGTGGGCTGAGGAAGGATTTCTGTGGTGGCTTCATGGGGATCTTGTAGGGTTTCCCCTGGCATTAGTGCACGTCCCAAGCGCTGCTGCCATCGCCTTGGCgcagcaggagctcctgggCAGGCTCAGTGCTGTTTATCAGCTCCCAGATCAGCAGAAAAGCCTGAGatcagcagcaggaagggctcCCAGGTGAGCTGGTGGCTCCCTTTGCTCCGGCAGGAGGCCGTCCCGCTGGCTGGCCCCCAGCCCCCATGTCCTGGCCGGGGTGGTGAAGGGGCTGGCACCGGACAGGAGccgcagcccagagcagcagccggGCAGGAGcgagcccggcctggccccggGCCGCAGGTGAGGCTGGAATGGGGTGGGGGGGGATCGgattgatgggatgggatgggatcaatgggatggaaTTGATAGGATCaatgggctgggatgggctgggatgggatcaatgggatgagatgggattgatgggatgggattgatgggatgggatgggatcaatgggatggaatgggattgatgggatcaatgggatgggcagggatgggatggaatgggattgatgggatcaatgggatgggattgatgggatcaatgggctgggatgggctgggatgggattgatgggatgggatcaatgggatgggatgggatcaattggatgggatgggattgatgggatcgatgaacagggctgggatgggatcaatgggatgggatgggattgatgggatcaatgggatgggcagggatgggatggaatgggattgatgggatcaatgggctgggatgggctgggatgggattgatgggatgggatcaatgggatgggatgggattgatgggatgggatcaatgggatgggcagggatgggatggaatgggattgatgggatcaatgggctgggatgggattgatgggatgggatgggatcaatgggatggaatgggattgatgggatcgatgggatgggattgatgggatcaatgggatgggatgggatgggatgggatgggatgggatgggatgggcagggctgggatgggatgggcagagctgggaatggacagagctgggagagggactgggcagggctgctttCAGAGGGTTTTTCTGGCTGGGGGAAAGCCGGGGCTGCTTTCAGGGGGTCGCACACATCCCTAAAGGGAAAGCCACAACTGCACCCCCAAGGATCCCCTTcccctgctgggctcagctgcttttccaaaaCGTTTTGGGGACaatttttggcattttcttGCGTGCTTTGTGGATTCGTGGCAGCTTGTGTGGGGCAAGCATGTGGCAGCTGTTGGAGCAGCTCTGTCCAAGTGGGCACCCCAAACAGTGTTTGGTGCTTCCCTCTTCCCCATCCTCGctgaccccaatgtccccacaccCTCTGGGCCATCTCTGATGTCCCCACACCCTTGGGGGACATTTGTGGCCCAGGGTGACATTGGTGGCTCAAGGGTGTCATTGGTGGCACAGGGGGTGACATTGGTGGTGCAGGGGGTGACCCTGGTGGTGCAAGGGGTGACATTGGTGGCACAGCGGTGACATTTTTGACACAGGGATGACACTGGTGGTGCAGGGGGTGACATTTTTGGTGCAGGGGTGACATTTTTGACGCAGGGCAGTCCGGGCACTGTGTGACCACACGGGCACGGCTGATGGGCACCTGAGCTTCCACAAAGGGGACATCCTGGAGCTTCTCTCCACCGTGGATGAAGACTGGATCcgctgctgccatggcaacagcaCCGGCCTCGTTCCCGTTGGTTACACATCCCTGATtttgtgaggaggaggaggaggaggaggaagggacctgagggagcagctgagctctccGGAGCGGCGCCAGCTCTGGGTGTCTCCTGTCAcctccagagctgccccagctccgGGGCTGGCGGCTCCCAGGgccccctgccctgtgcctgtcaCTGCTGCATGAGGTCACCGTGTGCCACCGTGTCCCCCCCGGCCCCTCCTTGGCAGCTCGGGGgcccctcagctgctgcccacccCCGTGTCACCTCCatccgtctgtccgtccgtcTGTCCTGCCACCTCTGCCACCTCCAGTGCCCCCGCCGTGCACTCTGTAAATAATTGTAACCACTGGAATGAGCTCGTGCCACCGGGAAAAAGCTGGAAATAAAGGTTGTGACTCACAAAATTTTgttctggtttagggcaaatttggtagagAATCGCCAAAAGGGGgagggggcccctccagaaaacaaacccacagGGCCCATCTCCCCACAACCGGTTCGGGAaggattccttggagagaagtggaaagaacctgtttattgaACACGCACAGCACCCCAATAACACAGATCCTGTTTATTGAACACGCACAGCCCCCCCAGCACACCGAACCTGTTTATTGAacaggcacagcagccccagcacacagaTCCTGTTTAtggaacaggcacagcacccccagcacacagatcCTGTTTATTGAACACGCACAGCACCCCAATAACACAGATCCTGTTTATGGAACAcgcacagcagccccagcacacagaTCCTGTTGATTGAACAcacacagcatccccagcacacagaTCCTGTTTAtggaacaggcacagcacccccagcacacagatcCTGTTTATTGAACacgcacagcacccccagcacacagatcCTGTTTATTGAACAcgcacagcagccccagcacacagaTCCTGTTTATTgatcaggcacagcacccccagcacacagatcCTGTTTAtggaacaggcacagcaccccaaTAACACAGATCCTGTTTATTgatcaggcacagcacccccagcacacagatgCTGTTTATGGAAcaggctcagcacccccagcacacagaatgaacaataccaggtgACACCACCCTGAAAacgatgacaaattcagaaagtctctcttggggtggttgctctgttctcagtccctcctgtgctggggcagctgctgcagccacaaggtgcaaaccctcggtgttcccaggtcccagcccagagcagcttcaAGTTTGTTCCAaaatggaaaggagaaacaatccaggaagaaatttggactGTTCAGCTGAACtagctaatgagcagaagcaaaagcaagcaggagcaaagcagcagcaagagcGAGCAGCTCACCCTCattccagggcagggacagctcctctccctgccccgtgTCACCTCCatccgtctgtctgtctgtccgtctgtctgtgcTGCCACCTCCAGTGCCCCACCGTGCACTCTGTAAATAATCATAACCACTGGAATGAGCTCgttctgcagggaaaaaaagctgGAAATCAAGGTTGTGACTCAGGCGTGGCAATGggcagtggggtgggatggggtgaggagatgccggggctgtgctggtgctcagcacccccagccagggagggcaggaaagGGGCCCTGAAGATGCCCAAGCTCCTCCACAGCGGGGCAGAGGCGGCTGCAGCCTCCCCGAGCCAGGAAtatccctggaaaagctgctgggaaCAGCCCAGGTCGCTGCTTTGGTTATTTATAAAACTTCAACTGATCTTTTCATAGCCCAGGGGATGGCAGTAGGGGCTAAACGGCTCCGAGTTCTTCGTGGTTTTGTCATCGCTTGTGATTTCAGGCCAGAATTTGCAtttcctgctgggctccccagtGAAAGGGAGGTGTGGCCGCAGCAGGGAGCGGCCCCacggcagcagcagggacagttTTGGGCCTCTGTCCCTCCCATGGCCACGTTTCACCCTCCTGATTTCCCCTTTTCGCTGCGTCAGCCCCGGGTGAAGCCGCTCTCCCTTCACTCTGCTCTCATTTCTCTCATTTCCACCTCTCTCGCCGGGGTTTTTATTCTCAGACGAGTGACGCGATGTCCTAATTGGAATGTTCCTTGGCTCGCCTCAAGGAGGCTTGATTGATTTCCACAGCTGCTTCTGGGCTTTCGGAACGAGGTCATGCCAG is a genomic window of Zonotrichia albicollis isolate bZonAlb1 chromosome 30, bZonAlb1.hap1, whole genome shotgun sequence containing:
- the RUSC1 gene encoding AP-4 complex accessory subunit RUSC1 isoform X1 is translated as MLAPKKGLLCNINHIHLQHISLGLHLSRHPELQEGSTGQGEQTGCTQCPENREPVDANSNNPSVKCRCCESHAPEPETLGLQNPEDFPCLHSGDEEEAASPCDPPCDLASSSSSSSSSVSSCSDFSLDDSPVSVYCKEFTRAESQSPDKQLNVIPTENAWHGKPLADGEPLADGEPLADGESLADGEPLADGELLADQHRTCHERDANHNSPVPPRATKSSVASKSPDSLCSNNSLDSHCEELSPSTAAPDTTGTCTDLDPNCNPLPEPDAAPAAPPPVPERRDPGVPNSAPEPRPRPGGVPPPVPPRPRRRLQVLNAHRAEQQLGPELKASPAELCRDTATKTITSFHELAQRRKRNAAVPAPAQARVDRSDWLIVFSPDTELPPGSELLSGTAGPEPARPQPQPQVQPQVQQDGPARPPGPRQREVTTFKELRSRSAARQPKGPRAEPAQHPPVPPVPAPGWGPPVSLVGGQGLAASDGHQARRRARPSLHPIAEGQPRDVEKGRLPPGEKGMGTAPLRGLGGPGGETAAPRAAQRGDETSMGARPEPLPAGAAAGAAAGAARPGGGRAEGPHGEQTKALLVAVSSAVDKVIAHFSTARNVVQKAQLGDSRLNPDVGYLLLHTLCPALYALVEDGLKPFQKDVITGQRRNSPWSVVEASVKTGPSSRSLHSLCWHVAGLAPLSSSRQKFHAFILGLLNIKQLELWISHLQKSPGVISVLYSPTAFFALSQGPLPHLADELLLLIQPLSVLTFHLDLLFEHHHLSVDVRPLSRRLQSPLSPSPVRGSLGGRSGAAGDSLEDETPPDALGRVGGTGGRSQATMGGLVPAPPVGAALQQTLQQVLRWGDQISRSLRGSATPSESTGGTGAGLSGWWGQLSQSSRVYTAASKEKSPSVWWTKLRAGEPSPGQAGQSQISLSEPRATELQLLQTKAGAEPSHPKPSSSTDTSGSSSPEDLFLPTGTRALTKLDDPTAGKNLLAASPAPPANRNQAEMADPPGADRGSWLGWLFGATNPSCRSFPCSPDTASGRSRRPSRWLAPSPHVLAGVVKGLAPDRSRSPEQQPGRSEPGLAPGRRAVRALCDHTGTADGHLSFHKGDILELLSTVDEDWIRCCHGNSTGLVPVGYTSLIL
- the RUSC1 gene encoding AP-4 complex accessory subunit RUSC1 isoform X5, with protein sequence MLAPKKGLLCNINHIHLQHISLGLHLSRHPELQEGSTGQGEQTGCTQCPENREPVDANSNNPSVKCRCCESHAPEPETLGLQNPEDFPCLHSGDEEEAASPCDPPCDLASSSSSSSSSVSSCSDFSLDDSPVSVYCKEFTRAESQSPDKQLNVIPTENAWHGKPLADGEPLADGEPLADGESLADGEPLADGELLADQHRTCHERDANHNSPVPPRATKSSVASKSPDSLCSNNSLDSHCEELSPSTAAPDTTGTCTDLDPNCNPLPEPDAAPAAPPPVPERRDPGVPNSAPEPRPRPGGVPPPVPPRPRRRLQVLNAHRAEQQLGPELKASPAELCRDTATKTITSFHELAQRRKRNAAVPAPAQARVDRSDWLIVFSPDTELPPGSELLSGTAGPEPARPQPQPQVQPQVQQDGPARPPGPRQREVTTFKELRSRSAARQPKGPRAEPAQHPPVPPVPAPGWGPPVSLVGGQGLAASDGHQARRRARPSLHPIAEGQPRDVEKGRLPPGEKGMGTAPLRGLGGPGGETAAPRAAQRGDETSMGARPEPLPAGAAAGAAAGAARPGGGRAEGPHGEQTKALLVAVSSAVDKVIAHFSTARNVVQKAQLGDSRLNPDVGYLLLHTLCPALYALVEDGLKPFQKDVITGQRRNSPWSVVEASVKTGPSSRSLHSLCWHVAGLAPLSSSRQKFHAFILGLLNIKQLELWISHLQKSPGVISVLYSPTAFFALSQGPLPHLADELLLLIQPLSVLTFHLDLLFEHHHLSVDVRPLSRRLQSPLSPSPVRGSLGGRSGAAGDSLEDETPPDALGRVGGTGGRSQATMGGLVPAPPVGAALQQTLQQVLRWGDQISRSLRGSATPSESTGGTGAGLSGWWGQLSQSSRVYTAASKEKSPSVWWTKLRAGEPSPGQAGQSQISLSEPRATELQLLQTKAGAEPSHPKPSSSTDTSGSSSPEDLFLPTGTRALTKLDDPTAGKNLLAASPAPPANRNQAEMADPPGADRGSWLGWLFGATNPSCRSFPCSPDTASGRSRRPSRWLAPSPHVLAGVVKGLAPDRSRSPEQQPGRSEPGLAPGRSPGTV
- the RUSC1 gene encoding AP-4 complex accessory subunit RUSC1 isoform X4; translation: MLAPKKGLLCNINHIHLQHISLGLHLSRHPELQEGSTGQGEQTGCTQCPENREPVDANSNNPSVKCRCCESHAPEPETLGLQNPEDFPCLHSGDEEEAASPCDPPCDLASSSSSSSSSVSSCSDFSLDDSPVSVYCKEFTRAESQSPDKQLNVIPTENAWHGKPLADGEPLADGEPLADGESLADGEPLADGELLADQHRTCHERDANHNSPVPPRATKSSVASKSPDSLCSNNSLDSHCEELSPSTAAPDTTGTCTDLDPNCNPLPEPDAAPAAPPPVPERRDPGVPNSAPEPRPRPGGVPPPVPPRPRRRLQVLNAHRAEQQLGPELKASPAELCRDTATKTITSFHELAQRRKRNAAVPAPAQARVDRSDWLIVFSPDTELPPGSELLSGTAGPEPARPQPQPQVQPQVQQDGPARPPGPRQREVTTFKELRSRSAARQPKGPRAEPAQHPPVPPVPAPGWGPPVSLVGGQGLAASDGHQARRRARPSLHPIAEGQPRDVEKGRLPPGEKGMGTAPLRGLGGPGGETAAPRAAQRGDETSMGARPEPLPAGAAAGAAAGAARPGGGRAEGPHGEQTKALLVAVSSAVDKVIAHFSTARNVVQKAQLGDSRLNPDVGYLLLHTLCPALYALVEDGLKPFQKDVITGQRRNSPWSVVEASVKTGPSSRSLHSLCWHVAGLAPLSSSRQKFHAFILGLLNIKQLELWISHLQKSPGVISVLYSPTAFFALSQGPLPHLADELLLLIQPLSVLTFHLDLLFEHHHLSVDVRPLSRRLQSPLSPSPVRGSLGGRSGAAGDSLEDETPPDALGRVGGTGGRSQATMGGLVPAPPVGAALQQTLQQVLRWGDQISRSLRGSATPSESTGGTGAGLSGWWGQLSQSSRVYTAASKEKSPSVWWTKLRAGEPSPGQAGQSQISLSEPRATELQLLQTKAGAEPSHPKPSSSTDTSGSSSPEDLFLPTGTRALTKLDDPTAGKNLLAASPAPPANRNQAEMADPPGADRGSWLGWLFGATNPSCRSFPCSPDTASGRSRRPSRWLAPSPHVLAGVVKGLAPDRSRSPEQQPGRSEPGLAPGRRGDIFDAGQSGHCVTTRARLMGT
- the RUSC1 gene encoding AP-4 complex accessory subunit RUSC1 isoform X2 encodes the protein MLAPKKGLLCNINHIHLQHISLGLHLSRHPELQEGSTGQGEQTGCTQCPENREPVDANSNNPSVKCRCCESHAPEPETLGLQNPEDFPCLHSGDEEEAASPCDPPCDLASSSSSSSSSVSSCSDFSLDDSPVSVYCKEFTRAESQSPDKQLNVIPTENAWHGKPLADGESLADGEPLADGELLADQHRTCHERDANHNSPVPPRATKSSVASKSPDSLCSNNSLDSHCEELSPSTAAPDTTGTCTDLDPNCNPLPEPDAAPAAPPPVPERRDPGVPNSAPEPRPRPGGVPPPVPPRPRRRLQVLNAHRAEQQLGPELKASPAELCRDTATKTITSFHELAQRRKRNAAVPAPAQARVDRSDWLIVFSPDTELPPGSELLSGTAGPEPARPQPQPQVQPQVQQDGPARPPGPRQREVTTFKELRSRSAARQPKGPRAEPAQHPPVPPVPAPGWGPPVSLVGGQGLAASDGHQARRRARPSLHPIAEGQPRDVEKGRLPPGEKGMGTAPLRGLGGPGGETAAPRAAQRGDETSMGARPEPLPAGAAAGAAAGAARPGGGRAEGPHGEQTKALLVAVSSAVDKVIAHFSTARNVVQKAQLGDSRLNPDVGYLLLHTLCPALYALVEDGLKPFQKDVITGQRRNSPWSVVEASVKTGPSSRSLHSLCWHVAGLAPLSSSRQKFHAFILGLLNIKQLELWISHLQKSPGVISVLYSPTAFFALSQGPLPHLADELLLLIQPLSVLTFHLDLLFEHHHLSVDVRPLSRRLQSPLSPSPVRGSLGGRSGAAGDSLEDETPPDALGRVGGTGGRSQATMGGLVPAPPVGAALQQTLQQVLRWGDQISRSLRGSATPSESTGGTGAGLSGWWGQLSQSSRVYTAASKEKSPSVWWTKLRAGEPSPGQAGQSQISLSEPRATELQLLQTKAGAEPSHPKPSSSTDTSGSSSPEDLFLPTGTRALTKLDDPTAGKNLLAASPAPPANRNQAEMADPPGADRGSWLGWLFGATNPSCRSFPCSPDTASGRSRRPSRWLAPSPHVLAGVVKGLAPDRSRSPEQQPGRSEPGLAPGRRAVRALCDHTGTADGHLSFHKGDILELLSTVDEDWIRCCHGNSTGLVPVGYTSLIL
- the RUSC1 gene encoding AP-4 complex accessory subunit RUSC1 isoform X3, whose product is MLAPKKGLLCNINHIHLQHISLGLHLSRHPELQEGSTGQGEQTGCTQCPENREPVDANSNNPSVKCRCCESHAPEPETLGLQNPEDFPCLHSGDEEEAASPCDPPCDLASSSSSSSSSVSSCSDFSLDDSPVSVYCKEFTRAESQSPDKQLNVIPTENAWHGKPLADGEPLADGELLADQHRTCHERDANHNSPVPPRATKSSVASKSPDSLCSNNSLDSHCEELSPSTAAPDTTGTCTDLDPNCNPLPEPDAAPAAPPPVPERRDPGVPNSAPEPRPRPGGVPPPVPPRPRRRLQVLNAHRAEQQLGPELKASPAELCRDTATKTITSFHELAQRRKRNAAVPAPAQARVDRSDWLIVFSPDTELPPGSELLSGTAGPEPARPQPQPQVQPQVQQDGPARPPGPRQREVTTFKELRSRSAARQPKGPRAEPAQHPPVPPVPAPGWGPPVSLVGGQGLAASDGHQARRRARPSLHPIAEGQPRDVEKGRLPPGEKGMGTAPLRGLGGPGGETAAPRAAQRGDETSMGARPEPLPAGAAAGAAAGAARPGGGRAEGPHGEQTKALLVAVSSAVDKVIAHFSTARNVVQKAQLGDSRLNPDVGYLLLHTLCPALYALVEDGLKPFQKDVITGQRRNSPWSVVEASVKTGPSSRSLHSLCWHVAGLAPLSSSRQKFHAFILGLLNIKQLELWISHLQKSPGVISVLYSPTAFFALSQGPLPHLADELLLLIQPLSVLTFHLDLLFEHHHLSVDVRPLSRRLQSPLSPSPVRGSLGGRSGAAGDSLEDETPPDALGRVGGTGGRSQATMGGLVPAPPVGAALQQTLQQVLRWGDQISRSLRGSATPSESTGGTGAGLSGWWGQLSQSSRVYTAASKEKSPSVWWTKLRAGEPSPGQAGQSQISLSEPRATELQLLQTKAGAEPSHPKPSSSTDTSGSSSPEDLFLPTGTRALTKLDDPTAGKNLLAASPAPPANRNQAEMADPPGADRGSWLGWLFGATNPSCRSFPCSPDTASGRSRRPSRWLAPSPHVLAGVVKGLAPDRSRSPEQQPGRSEPGLAPGRRAVRALCDHTGTADGHLSFHKGDILELLSTVDEDWIRCCHGNSTGLVPVGYTSLIL